The Cloeon dipterum chromosome 3, ieCloDipt1.1, whole genome shotgun sequence genome includes a region encoding these proteins:
- the LOC135940263 gene encoding sialin-like encodes MAIGGKGWFSWAKPSRIPARGVLGVISFFGFFVNYMLRVNINIAIVSMTGGTGGNTTSTASDIISSECISENWKSMNMLDNDTLLKEQNSAESGGAEFPWNSGQQGIVLGSFYWSYIISLVPGGMLAERFGTKLVYGGANLMLGLAALAIPTAARLDFNLLIAIRLLQGLAAGMTWPAMHSMTSRWIPPHERSKFVSSYMGNAVGTAVTYPLCGILIDTYGWESAFYVPAFICIAWCVWWWLCAFDSPKQHPRISQEELEYLQKNVVTSKEKLKLPLKEVLKSPPFWALMVANTGSIWAFMTIITYGPTYLKVVHGFNIKENGLLSGLPNLSRFMGSLFFSWIIDSMIAANKCTITCARKVATAIAEIMPAALFLLMGNMGCNAPAEVAVLTVASLFGGCASSGPIVNSVDLAPNFAGTLMGMISIASMSGGFLVPLIVGSIIEENQSMAQWQYVFIIASVLNVLSTVVFSIWGSGQVQSWNEPKNESNDKKEEDATNEPLHA; translated from the exons ATGGCGATCGGCGGCAAAG GTTGGTTTTCGTGGGCGAAGCCAAGCCGGATTCCGGCGCGGGGCGTTCTTGGTGTTATCTCTTTTTTTGGCTTCTTTGTCAACTACATGCTGCGCGTAAACATAAACATCGCCATTGTTTCCATGACGGGGGGAACGGGGGGCAACACCACCTCCACTGCCTCCGATATAATCTCCAGCGAATGCATTTCTGAAAATTGGAAGTCAATGAACATGCTTGACAATGATACACTACTCAAAGAACAG aattcTGCGGAGAGTGGCGGCGCTGAGTTCCCATGGAATTCTGGTCAGCAGGGCATTGTGCTGGGCTCGTTTTATTGGAGCTATATCATCAGTCTGGTGCCAGGTGGTATGCTGGCCGAGAGGTTCGGTACCAAACTCGTCTACGGCGGCGCCAACCTCATGCTGGGACTGGCAGCCCTTGCCATCCCCACGGCGGCCAGACTTGACTTTAACCTGCTTATCGCCATAAGACTCCTTCAAGGATTAGCAGCC gGTATGACCTGGCCAGCCATGCACTCGATGACTAGCCGCTGGATACCACCGCATGAGCGAAGTAAATTCGTCTCCTCCTACATGG GTAATGCTGTTGGCACGGCAGTGACATATCCTCTGTGCGGCATTTTGATTGACACCTATGGCTGGGAGTCAGCTTTCTACGTGCCCGCGTTCATCTGCATCGCGTGGTGCGTCTGGTGGTGGCTGTGCGCCTTCGACTCGCCCAAACAGCACCCACGCATCTCGCAAGAAGAACTCGAGTACCTTCAGAAAAACGTCGTGACATCCAAAGAGAAg CTGAAACTTCCGCTCAAAGAGGTATTAAAGTCGCCACCGTTCTGGGCACTAATGGTGGCCAACACTGGTTCTATTTGGGCCTTTATGACCATCATCACCTATGGACCGACCTACTTGAAGGTTGTGCATGGCTTCAACATCAAAGAG aaCGGACTTTTATCAGGTTTGCCAAATTTGTCAAGGTTCATGGGATCACTTTTCTTCTCCTGGATAATTGACTCAATGATCGCCGCAAATAAATGCACCATTACCTGCGCCAGGAAGGTGGCCACCGCAATCG CTGAAATTATGCCTGCCGCTTTGTTCCTGCTAATGGGCAACATGGGCTGTAACGCCCCAGCTGAGGTGGCTGTTCTCACTGTGGCTTCTCTCTTCGGAGGCTGTGCCTCCTCAGGGCCGATCGTCAACAGTGTCGACCTGGCGCCAAATTTTGCGG GAACACTTATGGGCATGATCAGTATTGCTTCAATGAGTGGAGGATTTCTCGTGCCATTGATTGTTGGCTCCATCATCGAAGAAAAT CAATCAATGGCGCAGTGGCAATACGTGTTCATAATTGCGTCGGTGTTGAATGTATTATCTACAGTCGTCTTTTCAATATGGGGCAGCGGCCAAGTGCAGTCGTGGAATGAGCCTAAAAATGAGAGCAACGACAAGAAAGAAGAAGACGCAACTAACGAGCCACTGCATGCATGA
- the LOC135941391 gene encoding sialin-like, translated as MSEEEKTEKSGWRVWVQPSRIPSRGVLGILSFFGFFTNYMLRVNLNIAIVSMTGGTNVLSSASFNKTVVLSECVANASGKHAAPGADFQEAEFDWDSGQQAMVLGSFYWSYVVTMVPGGLVAEKYGGKLVYGGGNLVLCLMCLLVPVAARFHISVLILVRLIQGMAAGVTWPAMHVMASQWFPPHERSKFVSTYMGNSVGIAVTYPLCGVLIDSFGWESAFYVPGLMCLLWCVWWWFCAFDSPAKHPRICKKELAYLEQNVVISKRKLKLPLKSILKSVPFWALVVANVGTIWAFMTIITYGPTYLKTVHGLSIRENGLLSGLPNLSRFIGSLFFSWVIDSMITSKKISITFARKMATIVAQGIPAGLFLLMGNMGCNAKAEVAVLTLASMISGSASSGTLVNSVDLAPNFSGSLLGLISIIGMSSGFVVPLVVGFIIKDNQTLAQWRYVFIISAVLGLFTMVVFTVFGSGEVQLWNEPDLLKPKKGKNRKIVKGDSEAPDSTEPLRK; from the exons ATGAGCGAAGAAGAAAAGACAGAAAAATCAG GATGGCGGGTGTGGGTGCAGCCTAGTCGAATTCCGTCGCGAGGCGTGCTGGGGATTCTTAGCTTCTTTGGCTTCTTCACCAACTACATGCTGCGAGTGAACTTGAACATCGCGATTGTGTCGATGACTGGCGGAACGAACGTCTTGAGCAGCGCGTCGTTTAACAAGACGGTGGTGCTGAGCGAGTGCGTGGCCAACGCGAGCGGCAAACACGCTGCACCCGGGGCCGACTTCCAG GAGGCCGAGTTCGATTGGGACTCAGGACAGCAGGCAATGGTTTTGGGCTCGTTTTACTGGAGCTACGTGGTCACTATGGTGCCGGGTGGCTTAGTTGCTGAAAAGTACGGAGGGAAGCTAGTCTACGGTGGTGGAAATCTGGTACTCTGTTTGATGTGTCTGCTCGTTCCGGTCGCGGCCAGATTCCACATCTCCGTCCTTATTCTCGTCCGTCTCATCCAAGGCATGGCAGCG gGAGTAACATGGCCTGCAATGCACGTGATGGCGAGTCAGTGGTTCCCACCGCACGAAAGGAGCAAATTTGTCTCTACCTATATGG GCAATTCTGTTGGTATCGCGGTGACGTATCCCTTATGTGGTGTTTTGATCGACTCTTTCGGCTGGGAGTCAGCGTTTTATGTACCTGGACTAATGTGTCTACTTTGGTGCGTGTGGTGGTGGTTTTGCGCCTTTGATTCGCCAGCAAAACACCCACGAATCTGCAAAAAGGAGCTGGCCTACCTCGAGCAGAACGTGGTCATTTCCAAAAGAAAA CTGAAATTGCCGCTGAAGTCCATTCTGAAGTCGGTTCCGTTTTGGGCGCTGGTCGTGGCAAACGTTGGAACAATATGGGCTTTCATGACTATAATCACTTATGGACCGACATATCTCAAAACGGTGCACGGCCTAAGCATCAGAGAG AATGGTTTGCTGTCCGGACTTCCTAACTTGAGCAGGTTTATTGGATCGCTGTTTTTCTCTTGGGTCATCGATTCCATGATCACGTCCAAAAAGATTTCCATCACATTTGCGAGAAAAATGGCTACAATTGttg ctCAAGGAATTCCAGCCGGTCTTTTCCTGCTCATGGGCAATATGGGGTGTAACGCGAAAGCAGAGGTGGCCGTGTTAACCCTCGCATCAATGATTTCTGGCAGCGCTTCGTCAGGAACGCTCGTCAACAGTGTTGATCTTGCACCCAACTTCTCAG GATCGCTTTTGGGACTGATCAGCATCATTGGTATGAGCAGCGGATTTGTGGTGCCATTGGTTGTTGGCTTCATAATCAAAGACAAT CAAACTTTGGCGCAGTGGAGGTACGTGTTCATCATTTCTGCTGTTCTTGGGCTGTTCACGATGGTCGTGTTCACCGTGTTTGGCAGCGGGGAAGTGCAGTTGTGGAATGAGCCAGACTTACTTAAGCcaaaaaaggggaaaaataGAAAGATCGTCAAGGGTGACTCTGAGGCACCCGACTCCACAGAACCTCTCAGGAAATAA